The segment tatttacactttattttgatattattgttttattttcaacacTTAAATAGTCATTTGCACAAATGACAGCATTTAAGATGAAATGATAAGTACTTTGTTTGTTTCAAAGTTCCAGTATATTGCTTCCTCATCCAGTGTAAGCACTTTTCCTGTTGCCGCCCCTTCATTTACAACACCAACTGTGCGGACAATTACTGATCCATCAGAGCTTGGCTGCCAGTTCAGCACATCATAGATGGCCAGAGCATCTCCATTCTTGTCAAATGACACATGATCGCCAAAGCTTGTGGTGAAGTTTACTTTCTGTAGGTAGTGAACCAGCTGTACAGTTTGTAGACAGGAGAGTTGTTAtatgtttatctgaaatttGAATTAATGTAGAGCACAGaatttttgcagaactgttgTATGCCTAGAAAGAATTTTCACTATACCTGCGGGCCTTACCTGCCAGAGTTTCAGGTTGGTTTTATCAGCACAGCTGTTCCCACTGAATGGTCCTCTCCCCTCCTCACACTGCATCAGGCCATGAAGCGCATGTGCGAGGGCATAAACTGCCTTATAGACATTGTAAGAGGCCCTCAGCTCTGATACATCAGTGTATGGTGTGTCTGTGCTGCTCAGATCCTCTTGCCATGAACATATTTTTCCCCCTTCTATGCCTTCAGAGTCAAAATTGCACCCAAACATGTTTTTCCAGAAAATTCTCACCATATtgttttgtgaattgttgtcaGGACGAAGGCGTAGCAGAAAGTTACCAAGACCCTGAATCTCTCCTCGTCGGATTGCAATACCCAGTGTACCCCCCAAGACAGGCTTAAATCGTCGAGCAAGAAGCACAGGTGAGGTGGCCCAAGCCTCACTAGCAATCCATTGCCTGcctgtaacattttttaacagcatCTCATCAATCACAGGCAACAAATAGCTCGAAGTGGAAAATACAACCACCACCTTTGCTGTGGAGCCCTGAATCACTCCAACTATGCGTTGTATTTCCTTGTGGTTGTTGTCATTGGGCAGTATCTCATAAAAGGCCACACACCCTCCAAACTGCTGCACATCCTGGTGGAAGGATTGAGCTGCATTAATTCCATAATCATCATCACTGTAGAGAAGACCAACCCAGGTCCATCCAAAATGCCTCAAAATCTGAATCATAGCCCGCACTTGAAAGGCATCACTGGGGATTGTTCTGAAGAAAGAGGGGTACTTTTTCCTGTCACTCAAACAGGAGCAGGTGGCATAGTAGCTAATCTAATTAGCAGGGATGGAgagcagagacagagagagatgagAGAAAGTGTCATCAGTGCTAAAGCCATTGTGTTACATTActtatttgattactttttggaAGAAATACATTTGTGATAATTCAACACAATGTTTAGCTATTACTGAAAATGTGATTACAGCATAACAGATAACGAATGTGAGATGGACTGATAATGACAAGGGATACATGCAagtatttactatatatatatgtaatatatataggtttaaaaatgtatctctTACCATAGGCACTCGAAACAGCCCCAGTACACTGGAAATTGCAATAGAATGAGTAGAACCTGGATCACCTATGATTCCAATCACCGGTGGTGGGCCTTTGCAGTTGAGGTCAGACACTGTCTGCTCTGTCCCACTAACCAGAGCTGTAGCACCACGGAATGCCACTCCAAGTCTTAAACAGTTGTCATAGATTTGGTAACCAAGTGTGATGTTAGGCAGCAAGTTGGGATTGTTATTAATCTCATTGATAGCAAAAACCATTGTTTGTGCCTGCTGGAAGCTTGTCATATAGAAGCTGGAGAAGACAGCATGAATGAAATCAGATCATTACAGTAAcaaaagtgtgtatatatatatatatatatatattacatatgtatacattatatattacatatgcagtaaattatgtaattcctgtaaaataaaaataaaaataaaaataacagctcCTTTTTTTCTGATATCTTTTTGCCTTCAAGTTTGCTTCAGTTGGTATGGTCCTGACTCACAGCTCACAGTGTGGTAGTTTTGGCTCCGTTCTGAAGCTCAGCCCTGGGAATGCTTTGAGGTACTGAACCTCAAACAGACCACCAATGAGAAAGTCTCCATCCTGGTACATCCCGTTCAACTTGAAGTGTCCTTGTAGCTGACAAGTACCTGAACTGGCCATCAAAACTACAGAGATATAATTACAAGACAGGAACAAACAAATATGCAGAATTAACCACATCCCTCTCTCTTTATCTGTTTGTCACTCTTCTCTCAGCTCACTCATTTATCATGAAGACTGTGTGtggcacttttttttataaagcagGTGGTGCTCCTGGCCTCTCTGGAAATGAGGACGTCATTTTTGTCATTCTGGGGACCTCCATCCCCACCAAGTATGGCATTGTTAATTAATCATtataaaacagaatatttaaaacactttacatataccatttttaaatctaaaactaaattttgttactaacaattattattagtttgtaTATAGTTTGCACCTTATACATGTGCTGCATGTATTTAGAGATTATACAGTAGAAAATTAGATTTGAGAGTTTTTTGGGACAAAGACCCCATTTATGAAACCAAATATACaagttaaaaaacaataaaacaaaaaaatcacaacaacaacaacaaaagttttCACAATTAAGTATATACTCCATTCTCATAAAATCTTGAACATTTCTGG is part of the Labeo rohita strain BAU-BD-2019 chromosome 18, IGBB_LRoh.1.0, whole genome shotgun sequence genome and harbors:
- the LOC127181010 gene encoding LOW QUALITY PROTEIN: extracellular calcium-sensing receptor-like (The sequence of the model RefSeq protein was modified relative to this genomic sequence to represent the inferred CDS: deleted 1 base in 1 codon), with translation MWLILHICLFLSCNYISVVLMASSGTCQLQGHFKLNGMYQDGDFLIGGLFEVQYLKAFPGLSFRTEPKLPHCELFYMTSFQQAQTMVFAINEINNNPNLLPNITLGYQIYDNCLRLGVAFRGATALVSGTEQTVSDLNCKGPPPVIGIIGDPGSTHSIAISSVLGLFRVPMISYYATCSCLSDRKKYPSFFRTIPSDAFQVRAMIQILRHFGWTWVGLLYSDDDYGINAAQSFHQDVQQFGGCVAFYEILPNDNNHKEIQRIVGVIQGSTAKVVVVFSTSSYLLPVIDEMLLKNVTGRQWIASEAWATSPVLLARRFKPVLGGTLGIAIRRGEIQGLGNFLLRLRPDNNSQNNMVRIFWKNMFGCNFDSEGIEGGKICSWQEDLSSTDTPYTDVSELRASYNVYKAVYALAHALHGLMQCEEGRGPFSGNSCADKTNLKLWQLVHYLQKVNFTTSFGDHVSFDKNGDALAIYDVLNWQPSSDGSVIVRTVGVVNEGAATGKVLTLDEEAIYWNFETNKPQRSVCSESCPPGTRRATRKGLPLCCFDCLPCADGEISNTTDATECIACPSDFWSNPENDHCIPKEVEFLSYEDPLGISLATVALLGTCFCALVMVIFAHYRKTPVVRSNNSELSFLLLMSLKLCFLCVLLFIGRPQLWTCQLRHAVFGISFVLCVSSILVKTMVVIAVFKSSRPEGKGAMKWFGAAQQRGTVLVLTALQVVICAIWLSTASPTPHKNSQYIRSIIVYECAIGSVAGFSMLLGYIGLLAAVSFLLAFLARNLPDNFNEAKFITFSMLIFCAVWIAFVPAYVSSPGKYAVAVEIFAILASSFGLLVAIFAPKCYIIILHPERNTKKAIMGRGTQNK